The following nucleotide sequence is from Microbacterium imperiale.
CACACCCCACTCGTTCAGCTGATCGCGGCGACGGTGCAGCACGTCGCGGTTGTAGCCCATGAGGAAGCGGACCTCGTCGGGCGAGCGCGACCAGTTCTCCGTCGAGAACGCGTAGACGCTCAGGTGCTTCACCCCGGCCTGGATCGCACCCGCGACGACGTCGAGCAGCACCTCCTCGCCCGCGCGGTGGCCCTCGATGCGGGTCAACCCGCGGCGGTTCGCCCAGCGGCCGTTGCCGTCCATCACGATGGCCACGTGCCCGGGCACGCCGCCCCGCGGGAAGGCGGGCGGGTGGACGCCCGTCCAATCGAGCGGACGATAGGGGACGGCGTCGCGGTGCGTGTAGGGCTTGGGACTCATCGGTTCGAGCCTAGGGCCACAGGCTGTCGGCTCGATGTGGGCGCGTCCTCGCCCTCACCGGCCCGCCCCGATATGCCCGAGCGAGCGGATGCCGCGCTCGAGATGCCACTGCGCGTACGCGGCGATGAGTCCCGAGGCGGATGCCGCCGCGTGCGGGCTGCCGGCGTCGACGACATCCCATTCGCCGGCGATGAGCGCGCGCAGCCGGTCGCCCGTCTCGGGGGCGATGCGCGCCGATCCGGCGGGGGCGCACGCGTCGCACACCGAGCCGCCGAGGGGGGCGACGAAGCCCGCGTGAGGGCCGGTGCGACCGCAGCGCGCGCACGCGTCGAGCGAGGGCGCCCAGCCCGACAGAGCCATCGCGCGCAGCAGATAGGAGTCCAGCACCGCGCGGCTGTCATGCTCGCCCCGCGACAGCGCTCGCAGGCCACCCACCAGCAGCAGGTACTGCTGCGGCGTCGTCTCGGCCTCGTTCAGGCGATCGGCCGCTTCGACCATCGCCGATGCGGAGGTGTAGCGGTCGTAGTCGGTCGCGATCTCGGCGCCGTACGACCCGAGCGACTCGGCCTGCTGGATGATGTCGAGGCTGCGGCCCTTGTAGAGCTGGACGTCGGCCACCATGAACGGCTCGAGACGAGCACCGAAGCGGGACGAGGTGCGCCGCACGCCCTTCGCGACGCCGCGGAGCTTGCCATGGCGGCGGCTCAGCATCGTGACGATACGGTCAGCCTCACCCAGCTTGTGGGTGCGCAGGATCACGACCTCGTCGCGGTAGGTGGGCACTCATCGATTATCCCGCCGACCCACGACAATGGATCCGTGACGCAGACTCAGTTCGTGATCCCGTTGTGGGCCGATCTCACCGCGGTCGGACTCGGCGGCGTGCAGGGCGCGCTGTTCGCGTCGGGCTTCGTCGGCAAACGGCGCCTCGATCCCCTCGGCGTCGTCATCATCGGCATCCTGATCGGCATGGGGGGCGGCTTGATCCGCGATCTGCTCCTGAATGTCCCGCCGGTCACGCTGCAGAGCAACTGGTACCTCATCACGGCCACGACGGCCGCCCTCGTCGGGATGCTTCTGTCGAACGTGTTCCAGCGTCTGAACGCCGTGATCATCGGCCTCGATGCCGTCGTCATCGGGTTGTTCGGAGCCTTCGGCACGAGCAAGGCGCTGCTGCTGGGGCTGCCGATCGTGCCCGCGATCTTCATCGGCTCGTGCGCCGCCGTCGGCGGCAGCATCCTGCGCGACGTGATCCTCGGGCTGCCCGTCGCGATCATGCACGTGGGATCGCTGTACGCCGTCGCCGCGGCCGCCGGGTGCGCCGTGCTGGCGGGAACCGTCGCGTTCGGCGCTCCCCTCGTGGTCGCGGCCGTCATCGGGATCGTCGTGACCACCGTGATCCGCTTGCTCGCCGTCGTGTTCGACATCTCGCTGCCCGAGCAGCGCGCGTTGCACCGCCGCAAAGTGGCCGTCGAAACGTCCGCCATCCCGATCGTCAAGGAGTGAGCGCGCCCGACGCCCGGAAACGACAACGGCCCCGCCGAAGCGGGGCCGTTGCCGTGTGGCTTACTTGGAGCCGAAGTTCTTGAAGCGCTGGTTGAACTTCTCGACGCGACCGGCCGAGTCCATGATGCGCTGCTTGCCCGTGTAGAACGGGTGCGAGGCGGACGAGATCTCGACGTCGATGACCGGGTAGGTCTCGCCGTCCAGCTCGATCGTCTTGTCGCTCGAGACCGTCGAACGGGTCAGGAAGGTCTCGCCGGAGCCGAGGTCGCGGAAAACGACGGCGCGGTACTCGGGGTGGATGTCAGTCTTCATGGGATTCCTTACGTGGTGCCCTGGATTTTGCCAGGGCGAGGGAAGTCTGCGGTGCGTCTGCACCAAAGAGCGATCTTACCAGGTTCAGGATGCCGCGCGAGCCGCGTAGCGGCCGCCGTCGGAGGTGACGGTGATGGGCAGCCCGAACGTCGTCGAGAGGTTCTCGGCCGTGAGCGTCTCGGCGAGCGGGCCGGCGGCGACGGCGCGGCCCTCGCGCAGCAGCAGCACGTGGGTGAATCCGACCGGGATCTCCTCGACGTGGTGCGTGACCATGATCATCGCCGGCGTGGTGGGCGCCTGCGCGTACCCGCCGAGGAGGGCCAGCAGCTCCTCGCGAGCGCCGAGATCGAGGCTGGCCGTGGGCTCGTCGAGCAGCAGCAGCTCGGGGTCGGTCATGACGGCCCGCGCGATCTGCACCCGCTTCTGCTCGCCGTCCGACAGGGTGCCGAACGTCCGCTCGGCGAGGCCGTCGAGCTTCCATTCCGCGAGCACGCGCATGGCACGTCGCTCGTCGATGTCTTCGTAGTCCTCACGCCACCGCCCGAGAACCGCGTACGCCGCCGTGAGCACGACGTCGAGCACGGTCTCCTCCGGCGGCACACGGCGCGCCATCGCCGACGAGGCGAAGCCGATGCGCGGGCGGAGCTCGAACACGTCGGTGCGACCGAGGCGCTCATCGAGGATCTCCACGACGCCGGACGTCGGATGCAGCAGGCTCGCGGCGAGCTGGAGCACCGTCGTC
It contains:
- the recO gene encoding DNA repair protein RecO codes for the protein MPTYRDEVVILRTHKLGEADRIVTMLSRRHGKLRGVAKGVRRTSSRFGARLEPFMVADVQLYKGRSLDIIQQAESLGSYGAEIATDYDRYTSASAMVEAADRLNEAETTPQQYLLLVGGLRALSRGEHDSRAVLDSYLLRAMALSGWAPSLDACARCGRTGPHAGFVAPLGGSVCDACAPAGSARIAPETGDRLRALIAGEWDVVDAGSPHAAASASGLIAAYAQWHLERGIRSLGHIGAGR
- a CDS encoding trimeric intracellular cation channel family protein codes for the protein MTQTQFVIPLWADLTAVGLGGVQGALFASGFVGKRRLDPLGVVIIGILIGMGGGLIRDLLLNVPPVTLQSNWYLITATTAALVGMLLSNVFQRLNAVIIGLDAVVIGLFGAFGTSKALLLGLPIVPAIFIGSCAAVGGSILRDVILGLPVAIMHVGSLYAVAAAAGCAVLAGTVAFGAPLVVAAVIGIVVTTVIRLLAVVFDISLPEQRALHRRKVAVETSAIPIVKE
- a CDS encoding type B 50S ribosomal protein L31, yielding MKTDIHPEYRAVVFRDLGSGETFLTRSTVSSDKTIELDGETYPVIDVEISSASHPFYTGKQRIMDSAGRVEKFNQRFKNFGSK
- a CDS encoding ABC transporter ATP-binding protein encodes the protein MPQVLDFSDVVVRRNARNIVDGVDWTVTGDQRWVVLGPNGAGKTTVLQLAASLLHPTSGVVEILDERLGRTDVFELRPRIGFASSAMARRVPPEETVLDVVLTAAYAVLGRWREDYEDIDERRAMRVLAEWKLDGLAERTFGTLSDGEQKRVQIARAVMTDPELLLLDEPTASLDLGAREELLALLGGYAQAPTTPAMIMVTHHVEEIPVGFTHVLLLREGRAVAAGPLAETLTAENLSTTFGLPITVTSDGGRYAARAAS